In a single window of the Pseudoxanthomonas sp. F37 genome:
- a CDS encoding acyl-CoA-binding protein: MADLKTAFEQASRDIQTLSERPDNDTLLRLYGLYKQGSEGDVKGDKPGFFDFVGTAKYEAWAKLKGTAPEDAQKKYVDLVKKLLA, encoded by the coding sequence ATGGCCGATCTGAAGACCGCATTCGAACAAGCCTCCAGGGACATCCAGACGCTGTCCGAGCGTCCGGACAACGACACCCTGCTGCGGCTCTACGGGCTGTACAAGCAGGGCTCGGAGGGGGATGTGAAAGGAGACAAGCCGGGCTTCTTCGACTTCGTCGGCACCGCCAAGTACGAAGCCTGGGCCAAGCTCAAGGGTACCGCGCCCGAAGACGCCCAGAAGAAGTACGTGGACCTGGTGAAGAAACTGCTCGCCTAG
- a CDS encoding flagellin, translating to MAQVINTNTISLNAQRNLSSSGASLATTIQRLSSGLRINSAKDDAAGLAISERFSTQIRGLDVAVRNANDGISLAQVAEGSLTEIGNNLQRIRELSVQSANATNSSSDRAALNAEVKQLTSEIDRVAKQADFNGTKLLDGSFTSQLFQVGANASQAIAIDKVVDAQAAALGNVTFANVYEGTALGTDAAAADTTFSQLQLTVTDADGNASTVDIGAFEVKSGQSITQGAAAAINAKLGETGVYAEVDAGVISLTSVKADQTFAIAFGGPAVTGATVATAANLGLTETSTDGGDLTGATASFAQDLDITSFAGAQKALEIVDAALTAVNGARADLGAVQNRFTSVVANLQTSSENLAASRSRIRDTDFAKETAELTRTQILQQAGTAMLAQANQVPQNVLSLLR from the coding sequence ATGGCACAGGTCATCAATACCAACACCATCTCGCTGAACGCGCAGCGCAATCTGAGCAGCAGCGGGGCTTCACTGGCCACCACCATCCAGCGCCTGTCCTCGGGCCTGCGCATCAACAGCGCCAAGGACGACGCCGCCGGTCTGGCCATCTCCGAACGCTTCAGCACCCAGATCCGCGGCCTGGACGTGGCCGTGCGCAACGCCAACGACGGCATCTCGCTGGCCCAGGTCGCCGAAGGCTCGCTGACCGAGATCGGCAACAACCTGCAGCGCATCCGCGAGCTGTCGGTGCAGTCGGCCAACGCCACCAACTCCTCTTCCGACCGCGCCGCGCTGAACGCCGAAGTCAAGCAGCTGACCTCCGAAATCGACCGCGTCGCCAAGCAGGCCGACTTCAACGGCACCAAGCTGCTGGACGGCTCGTTCACCAGCCAGCTGTTCCAGGTCGGCGCCAACGCCAGCCAGGCCATCGCCATCGACAAGGTCGTCGATGCGCAGGCGGCTGCGCTGGGCAACGTCACCTTCGCCAACGTCTATGAGGGCACGGCACTGGGCACCGACGCCGCGGCCGCCGACACGACCTTCTCGCAGCTGCAGCTGACGGTGACCGACGCCGACGGCAACGCCAGCACGGTCGACATCGGCGCGTTCGAGGTCAAGTCGGGCCAGTCCATCACCCAGGGCGCCGCGGCCGCGATCAACGCCAAGCTGGGCGAAACCGGCGTCTATGCCGAAGTGGATGCCGGCGTGATCAGCCTGACCTCGGTCAAGGCCGACCAGACCTTCGCCATCGCGTTCGGCGGCCCGGCCGTGACCGGCGCCACTGTGGCCACGGCGGCCAACCTGGGCCTGACCGAGACCAGCACCGACGGCGGCGATCTGACCGGCGCTACCGCCAGCTTCGCCCAGGACCTGGACATCACCAGCTTCGCCGGTGCGCAGAAGGCCCTGGAAATCGTCGACGCGGCGCTGACGGCCGTGAACGGTGCCCGCGCCGACCTGGGTGCGGTGCAGAACCGCTTCACCTCGGTGGTCGCCAACCTGCAGACCAGCTCGGAAAACCTGGCCGCCTCGCGCAGCCGCATCCGCGACACCGACTTCGCCAAGGAAACCGCCGAACTGACCCGCACCCAGATCCTGCAGCAGGCCGGCACGGCCATGCTGGCCCAGGCCAACCAGGTGCCGCAGAACGTGCTGTCCCTGCTCCGCTAA
- a CDS encoding PilZ domain-containing protein, translated as MTTPTVLVEHPAEHVLFDGALTCDVVLPARVEAGARVLMQATSEALLKGLAVAEDMRGDDPEERKEATPTQQRIEAKLDLVLSLLGRLARRHEGAPPPTAMRWSHRGIRLDAASPTACVEGAPGVVLVQPAAWLSDQIELPVVVLAQVEGSQGLHHLWLQFDALNAGLAEAMDRHLFRLHRRQIAEARQSQSTRP; from the coding sequence ATGACCACACCGACCGTCCTGGTGGAACATCCGGCCGAACATGTCCTGTTCGATGGCGCACTCACCTGCGACGTGGTCCTGCCGGCGCGCGTCGAAGCCGGCGCGCGCGTGCTGATGCAGGCGACCTCCGAAGCACTGCTCAAGGGACTGGCCGTGGCCGAAGACATGCGCGGCGACGACCCTGAAGAACGCAAGGAAGCCACGCCCACCCAGCAGCGCATCGAGGCCAAGCTCGACCTGGTGCTGTCGCTGCTGGGACGCCTCGCACGCCGCCACGAAGGTGCCCCGCCGCCCACGGCGATGCGCTGGTCGCACCGCGGAATACGGCTGGATGCGGCCTCGCCGACGGCCTGCGTCGAGGGCGCGCCCGGCGTGGTGCTCGTGCAGCCGGCCGCCTGGCTGAGCGACCAGATCGAATTGCCGGTGGTCGTACTGGCCCAGGTGGAGGGCTCGCAGGGCCTGCACCATCTGTGGCTGCAGTTCGATGCCCTGAACGCCGGCCTGGCCGAGGCGATGGACCGCCATCTGTTCCGCCTGCACCGCCGCCAGATCGCGGAAGCCCGGCAGTCGCAGTCGACCCGCCCGTAA
- a CDS encoding group II truncated hemoglobin, with amino-acid sequence MSDVPDPTPYERIGGEAGLRRMTQRMYALMDTLPEAAAVRAQHPPSLEGSEQKLFEFLSGWLGGPPLFTRKHGAPMLRARHLPFRIGMEEASGWLACFHGAMTETVEDADLRDFLWSRIEPLALHMRNLQAVPLRWADPQDA; translated from the coding sequence ATGAGCGACGTTCCCGACCCCACGCCCTATGAGCGCATCGGCGGCGAAGCCGGCCTGCGCCGCATGACCCAGCGCATGTACGCGCTGATGGATACCCTGCCGGAGGCCGCCGCCGTACGCGCGCAGCATCCGCCGTCGCTGGAAGGCAGCGAACAGAAGCTGTTCGAATTCCTCAGCGGCTGGCTGGGCGGCCCACCCCTGTTCACCCGCAAGCACGGCGCACCGATGCTGCGCGCACGCCACCTGCCGTTCCGGATCGGCATGGAAGAAGCCAGCGGCTGGCTGGCCTGCTTCCACGGCGCGATGACCGAGACGGTCGAAGACGCCGACCTGCGCGATTTCCTGTGGTCGCGCATCGAGCCGCTGGCGCTGCACATGCGCAACCTGCAGGCGGTGCCGCTGCGGTGGGCCGACCCACAGGACGCGTAA
- a CDS encoding flagellin, giving the protein MAQVINTNTMSLNAQRNLSTSGASLATTIQRLSSGLRINSAKDDAAGLAISERFSTQIRGLDVAVRNANDGISLAQVAEGSLTEIGNNLQRIRELAVQSSNASNSASDRAALNAEVKQLTSEIDRVAKQADFNGTKLLDGSFTSQLFQVGANAGQAIAIDKVVDARAMTLGGSQFDSGTLAITAAASATADITITGLTLTDSAGNAVAFDDLTVKSQGSVAATNEAAAKALAAHINGKLGETGIYANVDAAGTGLELTSVKTSVDANGDFAAFGVAITGGTYTATAAATSEVPKFVSDLDISNFAGAQQALEIVDKALTAVNGARADLGAIQNRFTSVVANLQTSSENLAASRSRIRDTDFAKETAELTRTQILQQAGTAMLAQANQVPQNVMSLLQR; this is encoded by the coding sequence ATGGCACAGGTAATCAACACCAATACGATGTCGCTCAACGCTCAGCGCAACCTGAGCACCAGCGGCGCCTCTCTGGCCACCACCATCCAGCGCCTTTCGTCCGGCCTGCGCATCAACAGCGCGAAGGACGACGCCGCCGGCCTGGCCATCTCCGAACGCTTCAGCACCCAGATCCGCGGCCTGGACGTGGCCGTGCGCAACGCCAACGACGGCATCTCGCTGGCCCAGGTCGCCGAAGGCTCGCTGACCGAAATCGGCAACAACCTGCAGCGCATCCGCGAACTGGCGGTGCAGTCCTCCAACGCCAGCAACTCCGCCTCCGACCGCGCCGCGCTGAACGCCGAAGTCAAGCAGCTGACCTCCGAAATCGACCGCGTGGCCAAGCAGGCCGACTTCAACGGCACCAAGCTGTTGGACGGTTCCTTCACCAGCCAGCTGTTCCAGGTGGGCGCCAATGCCGGCCAGGCCATCGCCATCGACAAGGTGGTCGACGCCCGCGCCATGACCCTGGGCGGTTCGCAGTTCGACAGCGGCACGCTGGCCATCACGGCCGCGGCCTCCGCCACCGCCGACATCACCATCACCGGCCTGACCCTGACCGACAGCGCGGGCAACGCCGTCGCCTTCGACGACCTGACCGTGAAGAGCCAGGGCTCGGTCGCGGCCACCAACGAAGCCGCCGCCAAGGCACTGGCCGCCCATATCAACGGCAAGCTGGGCGAAACCGGCATCTACGCCAATGTCGACGCCGCCGGCACCGGTCTGGAACTGACCTCGGTCAAGACCAGCGTGGACGCCAACGGCGACTTCGCGGCCTTCGGCGTCGCCATCACCGGCGGCACGTACACCGCCACGGCAGCCGCCACCAGCGAGGTGCCGAAGTTCGTGTCCGACCTGGACATCTCGAATTTCGCGGGCGCCCAGCAGGCGCTGGAGATCGTCGACAAGGCGCTGACGGCCGTCAACGGCGCGCGCGCCGACCTGGGCGCCATCCAGAACCGCTTCACCTCGGTGGTCGCCAACCTGCAGACCAGCTCGGAAAACCTGGCCGCCTCGCGCAGCCGCATCCGCGACACCGACTTCGCCAAGGAAACCGCCGAACTGACCCGCACCCAGATCCTGCAGCAGGCCGGCACGGCCATGCTGGCCCAGGCCAACCAGGTGCCGCAGAACGTGATGAGCTTGCTGCAACGCTGA
- a CDS encoding flagellin, which translates to MAQVINTNTISLNAQRNLSSSGASLATTIQRLSSGLRINSAKDDAAGLAISERFSTQIRGLDVAVRNANDGISLAQVAEGSLTEIGNNLQRIRELSVQSANATNSSSDRAALNAEVKQLTSEIDRVAKQADFNGTKLLDGSFTSQLFQVGANASQAIAIDKVVDAQANALGGAMFATATFTTATPADGTTDLKIEGLQLTNADGTAVTIDTVEVAAQGTANATRDAAATALVSAINAKIGETGVLAELGTNGAVNLTSVKDSVDSDGDFLGIAVETGTWTGGTAPADVVASTVATTKQYASNLDISTFKGAQQALEIVDKALTAVNGARADLGAVQNRFTSVVANLQTSSENLAASRSRIRDTDFAKETAELTRTQILQQAGTAMLAQANQVPQNVLSLLR; encoded by the coding sequence ATGGCACAGGTCATCAACACCAACACCATCTCGCTGAACGCGCAGCGCAATCTGAGCAGCAGCGGGGCTTCACTGGCCACCACCATCCAGCGCCTGTCCTCGGGCCTGCGCATCAACAGCGCCAAGGACGACGCCGCCGGTCTGGCCATCTCCGAACGCTTCAGCACCCAGATCCGCGGCCTGGACGTGGCCGTGCGCAACGCCAACGACGGCATCTCGCTGGCCCAGGTCGCCGAAGGCTCGCTGACCGAGATCGGCAACAACCTGCAGCGCATCCGCGAGCTGTCGGTGCAGTCGGCCAACGCCACCAACTCCTCTTCCGACCGCGCCGCGCTGAACGCCGAAGTCAAGCAGCTGACCTCCGAAATCGACCGCGTCGCCAAGCAGGCCGACTTCAACGGCACCAAGCTGCTGGACGGCTCGTTCACCAGCCAGCTGTTCCAGGTCGGCGCCAACGCCAGCCAGGCCATCGCCATCGACAAGGTCGTCGATGCGCAGGCCAACGCCCTGGGCGGCGCGATGTTCGCCACCGCCACGTTCACCACGGCCACCCCGGCCGACGGCACCACCGACCTGAAGATCGAAGGCCTGCAGCTGACCAATGCCGACGGCACCGCGGTCACGATCGACACCGTCGAAGTGGCTGCCCAGGGTACTGCCAACGCCACGCGTGACGCCGCCGCCACCGCACTGGTCAGTGCGATCAACGCCAAGATCGGCGAGACCGGCGTGCTGGCCGAACTGGGCACCAACGGCGCGGTCAACCTGACCTCGGTCAAGGACAGCGTGGATTCGGATGGCGACTTCCTCGGCATCGCCGTGGAGACCGGCACCTGGACCGGCGGCACCGCCCCGGCCGACGTGGTGGCCAGCACCGTCGCAACGACCAAGCAGTACGCCAGCAACCTGGACATCTCGACCTTCAAGGGTGCGCAGCAGGCCCTGGAAATCGTCGACAAGGCGCTGACGGCCGTGAACGGCGCCCGCGCCGACCTGGGTGCGGTGCAGAACCGCTTCACCTCGGTGGTCGCCAACCTGCAGACCAGCTCGGAAAACCTGGCCGCCTCGCGCAGCCGCATCCGCGACACCGACTTCGCCAAGGAAACCGCCGAACTGACCCGCACCCAGATCCTGCAGCAGGCCGGCACGGCCATGCTGGCCCAGGCCAACCAGGTGCCGCAGAACGTGCTGTCCCTGCTGCGCTGA
- a CDS encoding SDR family oxidoreductase, producing MSYFVTGATGFIGRYLVGNLLKRSGTVYVLVRKDSQKKFDAIAKNAGWDMKRVTVVHGDMTRPRCGLTPAQLRTLTGKVKHFFHLAAIYDLTATREAQQVANIDGTQHALDLAAALKAGCFHHTSSIAAAGLYPGIFREDMFEEAEGLDDPYLRTKHESEGLVRREKRIKWRIYRPGMVVGHSKTGEIDKIDGPYYFFTLIKKLRELLPQWVPVLGIEGGRINIVPVDFVADAMDHIAHKPKLDGHTFHLTDPEPMRVGEVLNTFCRAGHAPEMTMRIDARMFAFVPGSIRMAVGNLPPVKRFVGMLLRDFKIPREVLKFITYPTRFDSRETERALKGSGIAVPRLDDYAWRLWDYWERHLDPDLFIDRSLKGKVRNKVVVITGGSSGIGLSTAQRVAEAGATTVIVARGQEELFKARDEMKKAGGKVFAYTADLADMADCDRLVKTVLDEHGHVDILINNAGRSIRRSIELSYDRFHDFERTMQLNYFGSLRLIMGFLPKMTERRKGHIINISSIGVLANSPRFSAYVASKAALDAFSRCAQGELSGKGISFTTVNMPLVKTPMIAPTKMYDSVPTLSPEEAADLLVKAIIEKPSRIATRLGIFAALVNAVAPKAYEVVMNTAFELFPDSAAARGDRKALKDESPSQEQIAFAALMRGVHW from the coding sequence ATGAGCTATTTCGTCACGGGCGCCACCGGCTTCATCGGTCGCTATCTGGTCGGCAACCTCCTCAAGCGCAGCGGGACGGTCTATGTGCTGGTCCGCAAGGACTCGCAGAAGAAGTTCGACGCCATCGCGAAGAACGCCGGCTGGGACATGAAGCGCGTGACCGTGGTGCATGGCGACATGACCAGGCCCCGGTGCGGCCTGACGCCCGCCCAGCTGCGCACGCTGACCGGCAAGGTGAAGCACTTCTTCCACCTGGCCGCCATCTACGACCTCACCGCCACCCGGGAGGCCCAGCAGGTCGCCAACATCGATGGCACCCAGCATGCGCTGGACCTGGCGGCCGCGCTGAAGGCCGGCTGCTTCCATCACACCAGTTCCATCGCCGCCGCTGGCCTGTATCCGGGCATCTTCCGCGAGGACATGTTCGAGGAGGCCGAGGGCCTGGACGATCCCTACCTGCGCACCAAGCACGAGTCCGAGGGCCTGGTGCGCAGGGAGAAGCGGATCAAGTGGCGCATCTACCGCCCGGGCATGGTGGTCGGCCACTCGAAGACGGGCGAGATCGACAAGATCGACGGGCCGTACTACTTCTTCACCCTCATCAAGAAGCTGCGCGAACTGCTGCCGCAGTGGGTGCCGGTGCTCGGCATAGAAGGCGGAAGGATCAACATCGTGCCGGTGGATTTCGTCGCCGACGCGATGGACCACATCGCGCACAAGCCGAAGCTGGACGGGCATACCTTCCACCTGACCGACCCCGAACCGATGCGGGTGGGCGAAGTGCTCAACACCTTCTGCCGCGCCGGCCATGCGCCGGAGATGACCATGCGCATCGACGCGCGCATGTTCGCCTTCGTGCCGGGCAGCATCCGCATGGCGGTGGGCAACCTGCCGCCGGTGAAACGCTTCGTCGGCATGCTGCTGCGCGACTTCAAGATCCCCAGGGAAGTGCTGAAGTTCATCACCTATCCCACGCGCTTCGACAGCCGCGAGACCGAGCGTGCGCTGAAGGGCAGCGGCATCGCGGTGCCGCGCCTGGACGACTATGCGTGGCGCCTGTGGGACTACTGGGAGCGCCACCTGGATCCGGACCTGTTCATCGACCGCTCGTTGAAGGGCAAGGTGCGCAACAAGGTGGTGGTGATCACCGGCGGTTCTTCCGGCATCGGACTGTCCACCGCACAGCGCGTGGCCGAGGCGGGCGCCACCACGGTCATCGTGGCGCGCGGCCAGGAGGAACTGTTCAAGGCCCGCGACGAAATGAAGAAGGCCGGCGGCAAGGTGTTCGCCTATACCGCGGACCTGGCCGACATGGCCGACTGCGACCGGCTGGTGAAGACGGTGCTGGACGAACATGGCCACGTCGACATCCTGATCAACAATGCCGGCCGCTCGATCCGTCGCTCCATCGAATTGAGCTACGACCGCTTCCACGATTTCGAACGCACGATGCAGCTGAACTACTTCGGCAGTCTGCGGCTGATCATGGGCTTCCTGCCGAAGATGACCGAGCGCCGCAAGGGGCACATCATCAACATCAGTTCGATCGGCGTGCTGGCCAACTCGCCGCGCTTTTCGGCCTACGTGGCGTCGAAGGCGGCGCTGGACGCGTTCAGCCGCTGCGCGCAGGGCGAGTTGTCGGGCAAGGGCATCAGCTTCACCACCGTCAACATGCCGCTGGTGAAGACGCCGATGATCGCGCCCACCAAGATGTACGACAGCGTGCCCACGCTGTCGCCGGAAGAAGCGGCCGATCTGCTGGTGAAGGCGATCATCGAAAAGCCCAGCCGCATCGCCACCCGCCTGGGCATCTTCGCCGCGCTGGTCAATGCGGTGGCGCCGAAAGCCTACGAGGTGGTGATGAACACCGCCTTCGAACTGTTCCCCGATTCGGCCGCCGCCAGGGGCGACCGCAAGGCGCTGAAGGACGAATCGCCCAGCCAGGAGCAGATCGCGTTCGCGGCGCTGATGCGGGGCGTGCACTGGTAG
- a CDS encoding TetR/AcrR family transcriptional regulator codes for MARDTRQRILDAALAMFNSQGEPHVTTNHIADELEISPGNLYYHFRNKDDIIEQLFARYEERMDGALTPPGDRLPGLEDIWLQLHLVFECIWDYRFLYRDLVEILSRNRRLRMRFARILRRADDSAHAVMRGMGHAGVMRASAAELAATATNILVVSTFWLNYASTRGEKDEQAAIRQGIVQVMMLVAPFLRDAERVHLNTLTQAYTE; via the coding sequence GTGGCACGCGATACCCGCCAGCGCATCCTCGACGCCGCCCTGGCGATGTTCAACTCACAGGGCGAGCCGCACGTCACGACCAACCACATCGCCGACGAGCTGGAGATCAGCCCGGGCAACCTGTACTACCATTTCCGCAACAAGGACGACATCATCGAGCAGCTCTTCGCGCGGTACGAGGAGCGCATGGACGGGGCGCTGACGCCCCCCGGCGACCGCCTGCCCGGGCTGGAGGACATCTGGCTGCAACTGCACCTGGTGTTCGAGTGCATCTGGGACTACCGCTTCCTGTACCGCGACCTGGTCGAGATCCTCAGCCGCAACCGCCGCCTGCGCATGCGCTTCGCGCGCATCCTGCGGCGCGCCGACGACAGCGCGCATGCGGTGATGCGCGGCATGGGCCATGCCGGGGTGATGCGCGCGTCGGCGGCGGAGCTGGCCGCCACGGCCACCAACATCCTGGTGGTATCCACCTTCTGGCTGAACTACGCCTCCACGCGCGGCGAGAAGGACGAACAGGCCGCGATCCGCCAGGGCATCGTGCAGGTGATGATGCTGGTGGCCCCCTTCCTGCGCGACGCGGAACGGGTACACCTGAACACGCTGACCCAGGCGTATACCGAGTAG
- the fliS gene encoding flagellar export chaperone FliS, giving the protein MSLQSYAAQYRNTGLSSAVMEADPHRLVALLLAGACERLRLAEACVARGDLARKGKAIGEVSAIIGHLNGSLDHEAGGDIAGSLSALYDYVQTRLIEANLHNDASALRESLDLLGEIEAAWNAIPPEQRHVPAMAAAR; this is encoded by the coding sequence ATGTCACTTCAATCGTACGCCGCGCAGTACCGCAACACCGGCCTCAGCAGCGCGGTGATGGAGGCCGATCCGCACCGTCTGGTCGCCCTGCTGCTGGCCGGCGCCTGCGAGCGCCTGCGCCTGGCCGAAGCCTGCGTGGCGCGCGGCGACCTGGCGCGCAAGGGCAAGGCGATCGGCGAGGTCAGCGCGATCATCGGCCACCTCAACGGCTCGCTGGATCACGAAGCCGGCGGCGACATCGCCGGCAGCCTGTCGGCCCTGTACGACTACGTGCAGACCCGGCTGATCGAGGCCAACCTGCACAACGATGCGTCCGCCCTGCGCGAATCGCTGGACCTGCTGGGCGAAATCGAAGCGGCGTGGAACGCGATCCCGCCCGAACAACGCCACGTGCCGGCGATGGCCGCCGCGCGATGA
- a CDS encoding YafY family protein, which yields MLSTSNRLLRLLSLLQSRRHWTGAELSQRLDIDRRTLRRDVERLRELGYPIDASPGLGGGYRLGSGSAMPPVLLEDDEAVAVAVALRTAAASVGRMEDTSLRLLSKLDQWLPARLRKRASALYSVTLSLAGGAPTSDVDALLRIAAACRDGFRLRMQYRDRNQRASERLIEPLRLVHTGSRWYLVAWDLKREDWRTFRVDRVQALHDTGTQFPPRAFPGDVADYVAKSITQPFTRYQVRLRLPGSVAEQATRVPPWCGILEAGDERHCMLELGAESVDALLALMALIGPDFQIVDDRGLLPELRAASSRLGNALAAA from the coding sequence ATGCTCAGCACCTCCAACCGTCTGCTCCGCCTGTTGTCGCTGTTGCAGTCGCGCCGTCACTGGACCGGCGCGGAACTGAGCCAGCGGCTGGACATCGACCGCCGTACGCTGCGCCGCGACGTGGAACGGCTGCGGGAACTCGGCTATCCCATCGATGCCTCGCCCGGCCTGGGCGGCGGCTACAGGCTGGGCTCGGGCAGCGCCATGCCGCCGGTGCTGCTGGAGGACGACGAGGCCGTGGCCGTCGCGGTGGCCCTGCGGACCGCCGCCGCCAGCGTCGGCCGGATGGAGGATACGTCGCTGCGGCTGCTGTCCAAGCTGGATCAATGGTTGCCCGCCCGCCTGCGCAAGCGTGCCAGCGCCCTGTATTCGGTGACGCTGTCGCTGGCGGGCGGGGCGCCCACCTCGGATGTCGACGCACTGCTGCGCATCGCGGCGGCGTGCCGCGACGGTTTCCGGCTGCGGATGCAGTACCGCGACCGCAACCAGCGTGCCAGCGAGCGCCTGATCGAACCCCTGCGGCTGGTGCATACGGGCAGTCGCTGGTACCTGGTGGCGTGGGACCTCAAGCGCGAGGACTGGCGGACGTTCCGGGTGGACCGCGTGCAGGCGCTGCACGACACCGGCACCCAGTTCCCGCCACGCGCGTTCCCGGGCGACGTGGCGGACTACGTGGCCAAGTCGATCACGCAACCTTTCACGCGCTACCAGGTGCGGCTGCGGCTGCCCGGCTCCGTCGCCGAGCAGGCCACGCGCGTGCCGCCGTGGTGCGGGATCCTGGAAGCCGGCGACGAGCGGCACTGCATGCTGGAGCTGGGTGCGGAATCCGTGGATGCCCTGCTGGCGCTGATGGCCCTGATCGGCCCGGACTTCCAGATCGTCGACGACCGCGGCCTGCTGCCCGAACTGCGCGCGGCATCGTCACGGTTGGGGAATGCGCTGGCAGCCGCCTGA
- the fliD gene encoding flagellar filament capping protein FliD codes for MADYSLGYGGIGSGLDITGMVEQLVAADRKPADNRLNRIESQAKFKLSAIGTVSSAFSTLDTALKALKSPTAFDVRTVKSGTDTVLGATVASGTPTGIYNVEVVELATANKWITNTPVTASQTFGAGQLTLTVGGESLAIDIAEGATLQDVRSAINDAARSKGVQASVLTSNDGQYLSVSADKTGAANGITLTFASGGSDLQSLAASLQERVPAADAEVVIDGLTVTASTNKITEAVPGLTLDLKAKGTSTVTVSTDTAAASKLIQDFVTAYNTAINAINTSTKYNAESDEPSALTGDAQMRSASGQLRSLMGDLLGGLAAQGLDAKTLGLQTKGYPTSDGTLVFDSSKFTAALTADPEKIRTAFTGDTAFAGRLQAAVGSYIGSDGAFTQRTNGLNAQIKDVASQRTALDARMEAVGNRYKAQFVALDSMIAQMNTTSSALAQQLASLTAQTG; via the coding sequence ATGGCGGATTACTCACTGGGTTACGGCGGCATCGGTTCGGGGCTGGACATCACCGGCATGGTCGAACAGCTGGTGGCGGCCGACCGCAAGCCCGCCGACAACCGCCTGAACCGCATCGAGAGCCAGGCCAAGTTCAAGCTCTCCGCCATCGGCACGGTCAGCTCCGCCTTCAGTACGCTGGATACGGCGCTGAAGGCCCTGAAGTCCCCGACCGCCTTCGACGTGCGCACGGTCAAGTCCGGCACCGACACGGTGCTGGGGGCCACCGTCGCCAGCGGCACGCCCACCGGCATCTACAACGTGGAGGTGGTCGAACTGGCCACCGCCAACAAATGGATCACCAACACGCCGGTCACGGCCAGCCAGACCTTTGGCGCCGGCCAATTGACGCTGACCGTCGGCGGCGAGTCGCTGGCCATCGACATCGCCGAGGGCGCCACCCTGCAGGACGTGCGCAGCGCCATCAACGACGCCGCGCGCAGCAAGGGCGTGCAGGCCAGCGTACTGACCTCCAACGACGGCCAGTACCTGTCGGTGTCGGCGGACAAGACCGGCGCGGCCAACGGCATCACGCTCACCTTCGCCTCCGGTGGCAGCGACCTGCAGTCGCTCGCCGCCAGCCTGCAGGAACGCGTGCCGGCCGCCGATGCCGAGGTGGTGATCGACGGCCTGACCGTCACCGCCAGCACCAACAAGATCACCGAAGCCGTGCCCGGCCTGACCCTGGACCTGAAGGCCAAGGGCACCAGCACGGTCACCGTGTCCACCGACACCGCCGCCGCCAGCAAGCTGATCCAGGATTTCGTGACGGCGTACAACACCGCCATCAACGCGATCAACACCAGCACCAAGTACAACGCCGAGAGCGACGAACCTTCGGCACTGACCGGCGATGCGCAGATGCGCAGCGCATCGGGCCAGCTGCGCAGCCTGATGGGCGACCTGCTGGGGGGGCTCGCCGCGCAGGGGCTGGACGCCAAGACGCTGGGCCTGCAGACCAAGGGCTATCCCACGTCCGACGGCACCCTGGTGTTCGACAGCAGCAAGTTCACCGCCGCACTGACCGCGGATCCGGAGAAGATCCGCACCGCCTTCACCGGCGACACCGCCTTCGCCGGCCGCCTGCAGGCGGCCGTGGGCAGCTACATCGGCAGCGACGGCGCGTTCACCCAGCGCACGAACGGACTGAACGCCCAGATCAAGGACGTCGCCAGCCAGCGCACCGCCCTGGACGCGCGCATGGAAGCGGTGGGCAACCGCTACAAGGCGCAGTTCGTCGCGCTGGACAGCATGATCGCGCAGATGAATACCACCAGCAGCGCTCTCGCTCAGCAGCTCGCCTCCCTCACCGCCCAGACCGGATAA